CCGCGGATGCCGAAGCTGATGCGGCTCATCACCGGGAACGGGACACCGGTCTTCTGCCCCATGAACCCCGAGAAGTTCAGCAGGAGGAACAGCAGGACCGCGCCGACGCCGAGCGCCAGCAGGATCTGCCAGGCGCCCATGCCCAGGGCGAAGAGGCCCACCGCGAAGGCGTAGTTGCCGAGGCTGTGCACATCGTTCGCCCAGAGGGTGAAGATGCTGTACGCGGTCCAGGTGCGTCCGGCCTTGCGGGTGGGGGCGAGGTCCTTGTTGTACAGCTGCGGGCTGAGTTCGACGCCGGTCAGCTCGGACATCCGGGGAAGGTCACCCGTGAAGTCGTGGTGATGGTGGTGGTGATGATCCGGTGTTTCCGGACCTGCCTGGGTCGCCACCGGGGTGGTGGGCTCGACGCCGCTGGGGTTCGTCTGCATGGGTGCTCCGTTTCGATGCTGACGGTTCCGCACCCGTCGGTCGCTGACTCCCCATTGGGTCGGCTTCCATAATGCGGAACTGATTTATTGAAGTATGGAATACAGAATATGGCCCGGATCACAGGCGGTCAATGGTTCCGCGGTGACCGCAGTCACATTTGGCATACCAGTCCGGCCACTCGGAGCGTCGCCCCTGGTGGGCGGCCGGGGGGCGGCGAGGTCCGGCCTGCCGGCCGGTCTCGAATGCGGGGCTGACGCCCCTCTGGTCGCGCTGACACCAGGCGAAGCGACCCGCACTGTCGCAATCCGAACGGTGGACGATTCCGTTGACGTTGGGCGGAGCGCCCGATAATCTCGATAGACAAAATTATTTTTTCGCATGTCGGAAAGACGTTGCCATCGCGACGCCAGCCCAACCATTCGATGAAGAGAGGTCCCCTGTGGCTGCTGAAGAAATCACGCCCTCCATCCTGAGTACGCTCACGAACAACCTGCCGGACTCGGATCCCGAGGAGACCGGCGAATGGGTTGAATCGTTCGACGCCCTGGTGCGTGAGCAGGGCACGGAGCGCGCTCAGTTCGTCATGCGCTCCCTGCTGCAGCGGGCCGGGGCCCAGTCCGTGGGCGTCCCCATGGTCACGACCACCGACTACGTGAACACCATCCCGGCCGACCAGGAACCCGAGTACCCGGGTAACGAGGAGTACGAGCGCGCCTACCGCCGCGCCATGCGGTGGAACGCCGCAATCATGGTGCACCGCGCGCAGCGGGCCGACATCGGCGTCGGCGGCCACATCTCCACCTACGCCGGCGCGGCGACCCTGTACGAGGTCGGCTTCAACCACTTCTTCCGCGGCAAGGACCACCCGGGCGGCGGCGATCAGGTGTTCTTCCAGGGACATGCCTCCCCCGGCATGTACGCCCGGGCGTTCATGGAAGGCCGCCTCTCGGAGGAGGATCTGGACGGATTCCGGCAGGAGAAGTCCAAGGAGGGCCACGCGCTCTCCTCGTATCCGCACCCCCGCCTGATGCCCCACTTCTGGGAGTTCCCCACGGTCTCCATGGGCATCGGCCCCATGAACGCCATCTACCAGGCGCAGGCGAACCGCTATCTCCAGGACCGCGGCCTCAAGGACACGAGCGACCAGCAGGTCTGGGCCTTCCTGGGCGACGGTGAGATGGACGAGCCGGAGAGCCGCGGGCTCCTCCAGCTCGCGGCCAACGAGGGGCTCGACAACCTCAACTTCGTCATCAACTGCAACCTCCAGCGCCTCGACGGCCCGGTGCGCGGCAATGGCAAGATCATGCAGGAACTTGAGGCGTTCTTCCGCGGCGCGGGCTGGAACGTCATCAAGGTCGTCTGGGGCCGCGAGTGGGACGACCTGCTGGCGAAGGACCGGGACGGTTCGCTGGTGAACATCATGAATGACACCGTCGACGGTGACTACCAGACGTTCAAGGCGGAGAACGGCGCCTTCATCCGCGAGCACTTCTTCGGGCGCAGCGCGCAGACGAAGGAACTGGTCTCCGATCTCACCGACGACCAGATCTGGAACCTCAAGCGCGGCGGCCACGACTACCGCAAGGTCTACGCGGCCTACAAGGCTGCCACCGAGTTCAAGGGCAAGCCGACCGTCATCCTCGCGAAGACCGTCAAGGGCTACGGCCTGGGCGCGCACTTCGAGGCCCGCAACGCCACCCACCAGATGAAGAAGCTGACGATGGAGGACCTCAAGGCCTTCCGCGATCTGCTCCGCATCCCGATCAGCGACGAGGTCCTCGAGAAGGACCTGTACCGCCCGCCGTACTACCACCCGGGCACCGACGCCCCCGAGATCCAGTACATGATGGAGCGCCGCGCGGCTCTGGGCGGTTCCGTCCCCGAACGCCGTCCGGACCACGTGCCGGTGACGCTCCCGGACGCGAAGTCCTACGAGGTCGCCAAGAATGGATCCGGCAAGCAGAAGGCCGCCACCACCATGGCCTTTGTCCGCATGCTCAAGGATCTCCTCCGGGACAAGGACTTCGGCAAGCGCTTGGTCCCTGTGGTCCCGGACGAGTCCCGCACCTTTGGCATGGACGCCTTCTTCCCGACGGCCAAGATCTACAACCCCAAGGGCCAGAACTACCTGTCCGTGGACCGCGAACTGGTGCTCGCCTACAAGGAGTCCCCGCTCGGCCAGCTGATCCACCCCGGGATCAACGAGGCCGGCGCAGTCGCCGCGTTCACCGCCGCAGGGACCGCCTATGCCACGCACGGCCAGCCCCTGGTGCCGATCTACGTCTTCTACTCGATGTTCGGTTTCCAGCGCACCGGCGACTCCTTCTGGGCCGCAGCGGACCAGATGACGCGCGGCTTCATCATCGGCGCCACCGCCGGCCGCACCACGCTCACCGGCGAGGGGCTCCAGCACGCCGACGGCCACTCGCCGCTGCTCGCGAGCACGAACCCCGCCGTCGTGACGTATGACCCGGCGTACGGCTACGAGATCGCGCACATCTTCCACGACGGCCTGGAGCGCATGTACGGCCCGGACTCCGAGGACCGCAATCTCATGTACTACCTCACGGTGTACAACGAGCCCATCACCCAGCCGGCCGAGCCGGAGAACCTCGACGTCGAGGGCGTCCTCAAGGGCATCTACAAGCTCTCCACCGCGGAGGACGCGGACGGCAAGCCGCGCGCCCAGATCCTCGCCTCGGGCGTCTCCGTCCCGTGGGCCCTGGACGCCCAGCGGATCCTCGCCGAGCACTGGGGCGTGGCGGCCGACGTCTGGAGCGTCACGAGCTGGAACGAACTGCGCCGCGACGGCCTGGCCGCGGAGGAGCACGGTTTCCTGAACCCGGGCGAGGAGCAGCGGGTGCCGTTCGTGACCCGGCAGCTCGAGGGCGCAGAGGGTCCCGTGGTCGCCGTGTCCGACTACATGAAGGCCGTGCCGGACCAGATCCGCCAGTTCATCCCGAACGAGTACGGCGTGCTCGGCGCGGACGGCTTCGGCTTCTCCGACACCCGCCAGGCCGCGCGCCGCTTCTTCAAGAACGACACCCACTCCGTGGTGGTCAAGACCCTGCAGATGCTCGCCCGCCAGGGCAAGGTCGACCCGCAGGCCCCGGCCCAGGCGATCGAGAAGTACAGCCTCCTCGACGTGACCGCCGGAACCACGGGAGGCGCGGGCGGCGACGCCTGATCCTCCTGACGCGACCGACGCGCCGAGACGCCAGAAGGTGCCCGTATCCACAAGGAATACGGGCACCTTTCGGCGTCTCGCGGGAAGGACTTAGGGTGTCAGCATGACCCCGAGCACAGCGGCCACGGCCGTACTCCTCGCCGCGGGCGCCGGGACCCGTCTGGGCCTCGGGCCCAAGGCGCTGCTGCGCCGCCACGGCACTCCCCTGGTGGATCACCTCGCGGCCGTGCTGCGCGACGGCGGCTGCCAGGGCGTCGTCGTGGTGCTGGGAGCGGAGGCCGGGCGGGTGCGCGAGGAGGCCGCGCTGACGGACTGCGCCGTCGTGGTCAACGAGGACTGGTCCCGCGGCATGGGTGGCTCGCTGAAGACCGGGCTCGCGGCCGTGCCGCCAGGCCATCACGCGCTCGTCGCCCTGGTGGACCAGCCCGCGCTCACCGCGGAAACCGTCGCCGCGCTGCTGGCCACACACCGGCCGGGACGGGTGACCGCCGCGGCGTACCCCGATGCGTCGGGCGCCCTGAAACGAGGGCACCCCGTGCTGTTCGACGCTTCGCTGCTGACCGCCGTCGCGGACTCAGCCCACGGCAACGCCGGGGCGCGAGACTTCCTCAGGGCGCATCCGGAGCTGGTGGACCTGGTCGACTGCCAGGCCTGGGGCGACGGACGGGACGTGGACACCCCGGCGGACCTGCCGTTGCTGGAACGCTGACCGCCGGGACCTGACAGCCGAGCCGTGAAAGCGCCGAGCCGTGAAAGCACAGTGGGCCCGGGACCTGAGGTCCCGGGCCCACACGCGCCACTCACACGGCGCCGTCTACACCAGCGTCAGACTTACACCAGCGTCAGACCCGCCTCCTTGAGCCCCAGGTACACGGCGTCCTGGGTCAGCGGGAGCGTGCTGAACCGGACTCCCGTCGCCTGCCGGATCGCGTTGGCCAGGGCCGGAGCCACCGGGTTGAACGGGCTCTCGCTCATGGACTTGGCGCCCAGCGGGCCCGTGGAATCCTCGGTCTCGGCGAAGTACACCTCGCTCCGTGGGGTGTCCGCGAAGGTCGGGATGTGGTACTGCCGCAGGATGTCGGTGTAGACGCGACCGGAGTCGTCGATCCGCACCGCCTCGTACAGCGCCGCACCCAGTGCCTGCGCGATCCCGCCCTCCACCTGACCCCGGCACTGGCGCGGATTGACGACCTTGCCGGCGTCGGCGGCCTGAACGCTCTGGAGGATGCGGATCTCGCCCGTCACGCGGCTGACCGCCACCCGGAAGCCGTGCACATTGAAGGCGACGGAACGTGGCGTGCCGCCCCATTCGCCGTCGGCCACCAGGGACAGCCCGCGCTCGACGGCGGCGGCGTGCAGCCGCTCGAGGCTCACCGTCCCGCCGGGGTGGGCGACGCCGTCGGGCCCCAGGACGCAGTCCTCCACCGGGACGCCCAGCAGGTCGGCGCCCAGCGTGCGGAGCCGCCCAGCGAGCTCCGTGGCCGCCGCGAGCGTCGCCTTGCCCGCCACCACGGTCCCCGTGGACCCGAAGGCCCCGGTGTCATGCCGGGTGTTCGCCGTGTCCGCCTGGCGGTAGTCGACCGCGTCGGTGCTGGTGCCGAGCGCTTCGGCCGCGAGCTGGGTGTGCACGGTGGTGGTGCCGTTGCCGAATTCGGCCGTCCCGAACTCCACGAAGTACCGGCCGCCGGCCCCGAGGGAGACCCGGCTGTGCGAGAAGTGCCCGCGCGGCGGGACCGTGTCGATCATGGACAGCGCGCTCCCCTCCCCCACGAGCCATTCTTCGCCGAGTTCCGCGCCGAACGACGCTTCCCGTTCGGCGCCGCGGCGCAGCGCGTCCTCGGCGAGCTGCACGCACTGGTCCAGACCGTAGCTGCCGTAGAGCACGTCCTCCTCGGGTTCGCTGTGCGAGGAGAGCATGGGGTCGCCCTTCCGGACCATGTTCTTCCGGCGGAACTCCCAGGGGTCCATGCCGATCCCGTGCGCCAGCTCGTCCATGGCGGACTCGACCGCGAAGATCATCTGGCTGAGACCGTAGCCGCGGAAGGCGCCGGAGGGCAGGGTGTGGGTGTAGACGGCCTGCGCGTCGAGCCGCTTGTTGGCGCAGTTGTAGACCGCCACCGACTCGCCGCAGCCGTGGAACATGACGCCCGGGCCGTGGTTGCCGTACGCCCCGGTGTTCGTCAGGACCTTGAGCTGGAGCGCCGTCAGCGTGCCGTCCCGGCGGGCCGCGGCCTTGAGCCGGATGTGGAACGGGTGGCGTGTGGTGGTGGCCGTGAACTGCTCGGACCGCGTGAATTCGAGCTGCACGGGCACCCCGAGTTCCAGGGTGGCCAGTGCGGCGAGGTCCTCCGTGATGACCTCCTGCTTCCCGCCGAAACCGCCGCCGACACGGCCTGTCAGGACCCGGACGCTGTCCCGCGGCCGGTCGAAGATCCGGGCCAGGGTGCGCTGCGCCAGGAACGGCACCTGCGTGGAGGAGCGCACCGTGAGCACGCCGTCCTCCACCCAGGCGATGGAGCAGTGGGTCTCCAGCGCCACGTGCTGGACACGATGGGTGCGGTACTCCTGCTCGTGGACGACGTCCGCCGTAGCGAACGCGGCGTCCACGTCCCCCAGCTCGGAGTGGAGCTCGGCCAGGACGTTGTCCTGCGGCCGGGAGATCCGGGCGACGGCGCCGTCCTTCTCCCCATGCACCGTCGGCGCCCCGGGGAGGATCGCCTCCTCCGGCGTGAACACGGCGGGCAGCACCTCGTACTCGACCTCGAGAGCCCGGACACCCGCTTCGGCGGCCTGGACGGAATCGGCGACGACGGCGGCCACGCGCTGCCCGACGAACCGCACCACGGTGTCCAGCATGCGCATGTCATCCGGGTCGTCCTCCACCAGTTCGTGCTGCGCGGTGGAGTAGAGGAGGTCCGGGACGTCCTCGTGCGTGAAGACCCGCACGACGCCGGGCACGGCCAGGGCGGCCGACGCGTCGATCGAGACGATCCGGGCATGGGCGTGCGGCGAGCGCAGGAGCTTCATGTGCAGCAGTCCCGGGAAGTCCGCGGGATCCGTGTCCAGGGTGTACTTGACCTGGCCTGTGACGACTCCCGGCCCGGCCGGGGCGGGGACGTTGTCCCCCATGCCGCCGCTGTGACCGCGGTTCTCGCCGTCGGCGTCGCCCCGGATCGCGTCCTCGATGGCCCGGTAGCCGGTGCAGCGGCAGAGGTTGCCCTTCAGATTCCGGGGCAGGTCCTGCTTCTGCTCCTCGGAGAAGGTGGCGCTGGTCATGATCATGCCCGCCGTGCAGAAGCCGCACTGGAAGCCCTGCGTCTCCAGGAACTGGCGCTGCATCGGGTGGAGGGCGCCGGCTTCACCCGGGGCGGCGTCGTGGTCGCCGTGACCATGCGAGCAGGTGGCGGCGAGGCCCTCGATGGTCGTCACCTCGTGGCCTCCGGCGAGCGCGGCCGGGTAGAGGCACGAATGCACGGGCTTGCCGTCGACGTGCACGGTGCAGGCGCCGCAGTCGCCGCCGTCGCAGCCCTTCTTCACGCCGGTGTTGCCCTGTTCGCGCAGGAAGGTCCGGAGGCACTGCCCCGCGCGCGGCTCGGCCGTGGCGGGGGCGCCGTTGATGACGACGGCGCCCGCCCCTTCCGCGACCCGCCCCTCCGCTGAAACAGTGGGTTTCCGCTGAGACAGTGTGTTTAGATCACTGTCTGATGGGAAATCCACTGTTTCGGCGAGGGGCGCAGGGGGCCAGAAGTCACCGGACACGACGACGCCGTTCCCACCGTCCCCGGTCGCTGCACCGCCCAGCTCGGCCAGGATCTCGCGGGCCAGCCGGTGGGTCATGTCCCGTCGCCATTCGGGGAGTCCGTGGATGTCGTCATGCCAGCGGCTCTCCGGGATTGCCGCCTTGAGGTCACGGGTGAGCGTGGCCGCGTCCGGGAACGCGGGGATCCCCCGTTCGTCCGAGTACCGCAGCTGAACGGGCCGCTTCGTGGACGCCGTGATCGTCAGGACGAAGGTCCCATCCTCGTCCAGGCGCCCGATCAGCAGCACGCCGGACCGGCCGAGCTTGCTGAGCGAGAGGCGCCGGAACGCCACCCGGGCGCGCAGGGCCTTCGCGGGCAGGAAGACGCTCCGCAGCAGTTCCCCGGGGGCCAGGAC
Above is a window of Arthrobacter sp. Y-9 DNA encoding:
- the aceE gene encoding pyruvate dehydrogenase (acetyl-transferring), homodimeric type; the encoded protein is MAAEEITPSILSTLTNNLPDSDPEETGEWVESFDALVREQGTERAQFVMRSLLQRAGAQSVGVPMVTTTDYVNTIPADQEPEYPGNEEYERAYRRAMRWNAAIMVHRAQRADIGVGGHISTYAGAATLYEVGFNHFFRGKDHPGGGDQVFFQGHASPGMYARAFMEGRLSEEDLDGFRQEKSKEGHALSSYPHPRLMPHFWEFPTVSMGIGPMNAIYQAQANRYLQDRGLKDTSDQQVWAFLGDGEMDEPESRGLLQLAANEGLDNLNFVINCNLQRLDGPVRGNGKIMQELEAFFRGAGWNVIKVVWGREWDDLLAKDRDGSLVNIMNDTVDGDYQTFKAENGAFIREHFFGRSAQTKELVSDLTDDQIWNLKRGGHDYRKVYAAYKAATEFKGKPTVILAKTVKGYGLGAHFEARNATHQMKKLTMEDLKAFRDLLRIPISDEVLEKDLYRPPYYHPGTDAPEIQYMMERRAALGGSVPERRPDHVPVTLPDAKSYEVAKNGSGKQKAATTMAFVRMLKDLLRDKDFGKRLVPVVPDESRTFGMDAFFPTAKIYNPKGQNYLSVDRELVLAYKESPLGQLIHPGINEAGAVAAFTAAGTAYATHGQPLVPIYVFYSMFGFQRTGDSFWAAADQMTRGFIIGATAGRTTLTGEGLQHADGHSPLLASTNPAVVTYDPAYGYEIAHIFHDGLERMYGPDSEDRNLMYYLTVYNEPITQPAEPENLDVEGVLKGIYKLSTAEDADGKPRAQILASGVSVPWALDAQRILAEHWGVAADVWSVTSWNELRRDGLAAEEHGFLNPGEEQRVPFVTRQLEGAEGPVVAVSDYMKAVPDQIRQFIPNEYGVLGADGFGFSDTRQAARRFFKNDTHSVVVKTLQMLARQGKVDPQAPAQAIEKYSLLDVTAGTTGGAGGDA
- the nboR gene encoding nicotine blue oxidoreductase → MTPSTAATAVLLAAGAGTRLGLGPKALLRRHGTPLVDHLAAVLRDGGCQGVVVVLGAEAGRVREEAALTDCAVVVNEDWSRGMGGSLKTGLAAVPPGHHALVALVDQPALTAETVAALLATHRPGRVTAAAYPDASGALKRGHPVLFDASLLTAVADSAHGNAGARDFLRAHPELVDLVDCQAWGDGRDVDTPADLPLLER
- a CDS encoding molybdopterin cofactor-binding domain-containing protein, which encodes MNGAPATAEPRAGQCLRTFLREQGNTGVKKGCDGGDCGACTVHVDGKPVHSCLYPAALAGGHEVTTIEGLAATCSHGHGDHDAAPGEAGALHPMQRQFLETQGFQCGFCTAGMIMTSATFSEEQKQDLPRNLKGNLCRCTGYRAIEDAIRGDADGENRGHSGGMGDNVPAPAGPGVVTGQVKYTLDTDPADFPGLLHMKLLRSPHAHARIVSIDASAALAVPGVVRVFTHEDVPDLLYSTAQHELVEDDPDDMRMLDTVVRFVGQRVAAVVADSVQAAEAGVRALEVEYEVLPAVFTPEEAILPGAPTVHGEKDGAVARISRPQDNVLAELHSELGDVDAAFATADVVHEQEYRTHRVQHVALETHCSIAWVEDGVLTVRSSTQVPFLAQRTLARIFDRPRDSVRVLTGRVGGGFGGKQEVITEDLAALATLELGVPVQLEFTRSEQFTATTTRHPFHIRLKAAARRDGTLTALQLKVLTNTGAYGNHGPGVMFHGCGESVAVYNCANKRLDAQAVYTHTLPSGAFRGYGLSQMIFAVESAMDELAHGIGMDPWEFRRKNMVRKGDPMLSSHSEPEEDVLYGSYGLDQCVQLAEDALRRGAEREASFGAELGEEWLVGEGSALSMIDTVPPRGHFSHSRVSLGAGGRYFVEFGTAEFGNGTTTVHTQLAAEALGTSTDAVDYRQADTANTRHDTGAFGSTGTVVAGKATLAAATELAGRLRTLGADLLGVPVEDCVLGPDGVAHPGGTVSLERLHAAAVERGLSLVADGEWGGTPRSVAFNVHGFRVAVSRVTGEIRILQSVQAADAGKVVNPRQCRGQVEGGIAQALGAALYEAVRIDDSGRVYTDILRQYHIPTFADTPRSEVYFAETEDSTGPLGAKSMSESPFNPVAPALANAIRQATGVRFSTLPLTQDAVYLGLKEAGLTLV